The following proteins come from a genomic window of Leptospiraceae bacterium:
- a CDS encoding transposase, producing the protein LLVATHLLVATHLLVATDGFNKHLNAKELSSYIGIVPLVYESGKSIRRKILKQCQSGH; encoded by the coding sequence CTTCTTGTTGCTACTCATCTTCTTGTTGCTACTCATCTTCTTGTTGCTACAGATGGATTTAATAAACATTTAAACGCAAAAGAACTGTCCTCCTACATCGGGATTGTTCCGCTTGTTTATGAAAGCGGCAAATCTATTCGCAGAAAAATACTTAAGCAGTGTCAGTCAG